The genomic segment GACCGAGTTTCCCTGGCGGACGGGAATTCGTTCTACGGTTTTAAAGGCCCGGCCGTTTGGAACCGCACCGAATGGGGCTTATGGTACGGTAGCGCCCGTTATTCGGGCCGCACCCGATGGCCCCGTATTCGAACGCCGGGCGAACGGATTCCCCGCACCAGTTTGGACCCCCGTGACACAGCCCTCCGCCCCACCACGCTTCCCCTGGGTGCCGGCCGCGCTCGCCGTGGCCGCCGCGGGCGGCGCCACGTTCGGTGCGGCCGCGCTCCCGCCGACGGCCGCCGCGCCGGTCGCGGGCGGGCTGGTGCTGGTCGCGGCACTGCTGGGCTGGTGGGCCCGGGCGCCGCGGGCCGCGGCGCCGGCGGCCCGCGGCCCGGTCGCGGTGTGCGACTCGCTGCCGCCCGGCCCGGACGCGCGGATGCGCATCCTGGAGTCGGCGGTCGTCCACGCGCACGACGCGGTCGCCATCCTCGACGCGGTCCGGGGCGCGGGGCCGGGCCGGGCGGTGATTTACGTGAACGAGGCGTTCTGCCGGCTCACCGGGTACGCGCGGCCGGAGGTGATCGGCCGGTCCCTGCACTTCCTCCGCGGCCCCGCGTCCGACCCCGACACGCTCATCAAGCTGCGGACCGCGATGGACACGGGCACGCCCCTCCGGGTGGAGCTGCGCAACTACCGCAAGGACGGCACCCCGTTCTGGGTGGACCTGAGCGCGATCCCGGTGCCCGACCCGGCCGGGCGGATCGGGCACTGGCTCCTCATCCAGCGGGACATCGACCGGCGCAAATCGGCCGAGCGGCGCGCGCGGCAGACGGGGCAACTGCTGCGGGCCATCATCGACGCGTTCCCCGGCCCGATCAGCGCCAAGGACCGTGACGGCCGGTACCTGGTCATGAACCAGTTCCAGGCCGAGCTGTTGGGCGTGAAGCCGGACGCGGCCGTGGGCCGGACGGCGGCCGAGGTGACCACCCCCGAACACGGCGCCCGGACGGGCGAGAAGGACCGCCAGGTGATGGCCACCTGCGAGCCGGTCCAGTACGAGACCCACTACCCGGCGCCGAACGGGGACGCGCGCCCGTGGCTGACCACCAAGGCGCCGCTGTGGATGCCCGACGGGGTCGACAGCGAACCGGCCGGCGCCCGCGGCGTGGTGACGGTGGCCCTGGACATCTCCGCGCTCAAGGCCGCCCAGGACGCGCTGCGGCGCAGCGAGGAGCGGTACCGGCAACTGTTCACGGCCATCCCGCACCCGGTGTTCGCCTACGACGCCAACACGCGCCGCATCCTGTCCGTGAACGAGGCCGCCGTCCGCAAGTACGGCTACACGCGGGACGAGTTCCTCGCGATGACGATGGCCGACGTGTCCGCGGCCGAGCCGGTCCCGCAGGTGAGCGGGGGGCCGGGCGACAGCGGGCTGCCCGACGGCCCCCCGGCCGCGCGCCGGCACCGCACCCGGTCCGGGGCGGAACTCGACGTGGACGTGTCGGCGTTCGCGCTGAGCCTGGAGGGGCGGGCGGTCAAGGTGGCCCTGATCAACGACGTGACCGACCGGCGGCGGGCCGAGAACGAGTTGCGCCGCAGCGAGGAACTGTTCCGCGGCATCTTCGAGAACACCTCGGCCGGGGTGTCGCTGACCGACACGAGCGGGCTGTTCGTGTCGTGCAACCCGGCGTTCGCGGCGATGCTCGGCCGGACGGTCCCGGAGGTGCTCCGGCTCACCCCGGCGAGCGTCACGCACCCCGACGACCTGCCCGGCCAGTTGGCCCTGATGGACGAGGTGCGGGCCGGCCGCCGGGACCGGTTCACGTACCCCAAGCGGTACGTCCGCCCGGACGGCCAGACGGTCTGGGCCGAGCTCTCCTTCGCCGCGATCCGCGCCGCGGCGGGCGGGTACGAGTACGGGCTGGGGGTGTCGATCAACGTGAGCGAGCGGCGCGAACTGGAGGACCAGTTGCGCCAGGTGCAGAAGATGGAGGCGGTCGGCCAGATGGCCGGCGGGGTCGCCCACGATTTCAACAACCTGCTGACCGCGGTGCTCGGCAACCTGTCGCTGGTGCGGCTGGCGGAGGGCGACCCGAACCGCCCGCTCCTGGCCGCCGTGGAGCAGGCGGCGCACCGCGCCGCCGACCTGACCCGCAAGCTGCTCGGCTACGCGCGGCGCAACCAGCTCGTGTTCGCCCCGGTCGAGCCGCGGGACGCGCTGGGCGAGGTGGTCGCGCTGCTCCGGCGCACCCTCGACCCGCGCATCGCCCTGACCGTGGAGGTCCGCGCCGACTGCCCGCCGGTCCACGCCGACCCGACGCTCCTGGCCCAGGCCCTCATGAACCTGTGCCTGAACGCCCGCGACGCCATGCCCGACGGCGGCGCCCTGGTGCTGTCCGCGCACCCGGTCGAGCGCGGGCCGGACGACCCGTGCCCCCCGGGCTGGGACGACCTGATCCCCGGCCGGTACGTGCGCTTCGCCGTGACCGACACCGGCGTCGGGATGGCGCCCGACGTGCTGGGCCGGATGTTCGAGCCGTTCTTCACCACCAAGGGCATCGGGAAGGGGACGGGCCTGGGGCTGCCGATGGTGCAGGGGATCGTGAAGCAGCACCACGGGTGGATCGAGATCCACTCGCGGCCCGGCGCCGGCACCCGGATCGAGTTGAACCTGCCGATGGCCGACGTCACCGCCACCCCGGCGGTGTCCGGCTCCCCGACGCCGCTGCCGCTGGCCCTGCCGACCCCGACCATCTCCAACACGCCCCGCGCGCGGCCCCATACGGTCCTGCTCGTGGACGACGAACCGATGATCCGCGACCTGGGCCGGGCGGTGCTGTCGCGGGCGGGCTTCCGCGTCCTCACCGCGGAGGACGGCGCCGAGGCGGTGGAGGTGTTCGCCCGGCAGTACGCCGACATCGACCTCGTGGTGCTGGACGTGACCATGCCGCGCATGTCCGGCCGCGACGCGTTCCGGCACATGACGGAACTCAATTCGAGCGCCCGCATCCTGTTCTCGACCGGCTACTCGGCCGACGATCTGGCCGAGCTGGACAGCTCCGCCGGCCTGCTGAGCAAGCCGTACCGCCCGCAGGACCTCGTGGCCGCGGTCCGCGCCGCCCTCGCCATCACCCCGCAGCCGGCCGGGGGGTAGCGTTCGGAGCCCGGTGACAGCAGCCCGGCACCGCGCCCGGCCGTGATGGAACGGCCGGGCGACTTCGTTTGAACGTGCGGGTGAAGGAGCCCCCGCATGAGCGCCACCGTTCTCCCGATCGCACCACCCGCGACGGCCGCAACGCCCCCACCCCTCGCAGGGCCGCGCCCGGTCCGGTGGACGTGCGACGACTTTTACGCGACGGCAAACCGGTCGTCTCTTCAGGGCCAGAAGTCCGTTCTCATCGACGGAGAAGTGCTGGTCACGCCGCCCCCCAGCCCGCTCTGTTCGATCTCGCACGCCCTTGTAGAAGAGTGGCTCCGGACGGTGTTTCCGCGCGGCCAATTCACGATCCGCAGCCAGTGGGGCATGTATTTCGGCATCAACACGGATCCGGTGCCGGACGTTGCCGTCGTGTCCGGGCCGCCCCGCGCGCACGCCCGCCACCCGCGAACGGCTCACCTGATCGTGGAAATCGCGGACACCTCGCTCGCAATTGATACGGGTGACAAGGCCAGCCTGTACGCCGCGGCCGGCATCACGGACTATTGGGTCATTGATGTCATCGATCGGCGGCTGCACCTCTTCCGTGACCCTCAGCCCGATCCGGTCGCGAAATACCGCTCGACTTACAAACAGGTCCGTGTGCTGCTCCCGACCGACACCGTCAGCCCGCTCGCCGCCGCGGCCCATTCGGTCCCGGTCGGCGACCTGCTCCCGTAGAATCGCAATTTTCGGCCCGACCGCCGGGATAGAAGATGATACAACTAACCGATGCGTGAATTGTGTCACACACCCCACCTTGAGAACGGCACCATGTATCGCTGCGTCCCCTGCTTGGTCGCGATGGTCCTGGGGCCGGTGGCGCTGGCTGCCGCACCGGCGCCGGTGCCGAAAGCGGCCCAGAAGCCAAAATACTATTGCCCAACAAAGCTCGGCACGAAGTGGGTTTACAAGGGGGACAACGAGGAGCGCATCGAGGAGGTGACTGCTGTTGAGAAGAAGGAGAACGGCGTGGTGATCACGGTGGGTGTTC from the Frigoriglobus tundricola genome contains:
- a CDS encoding hybrid sensor histidine kinase/response regulator: MTQPSAPPRFPWVPAALAVAAAGGATFGAAALPPTAAAPVAGGLVLVAALLGWWARAPRAAAPAARGPVAVCDSLPPGPDARMRILESAVVHAHDAVAILDAVRGAGPGRAVIYVNEAFCRLTGYARPEVIGRSLHFLRGPASDPDTLIKLRTAMDTGTPLRVELRNYRKDGTPFWVDLSAIPVPDPAGRIGHWLLIQRDIDRRKSAERRARQTGQLLRAIIDAFPGPISAKDRDGRYLVMNQFQAELLGVKPDAAVGRTAAEVTTPEHGARTGEKDRQVMATCEPVQYETHYPAPNGDARPWLTTKAPLWMPDGVDSEPAGARGVVTVALDISALKAAQDALRRSEERYRQLFTAIPHPVFAYDANTRRILSVNEAAVRKYGYTRDEFLAMTMADVSAAEPVPQVSGGPGDSGLPDGPPAARRHRTRSGAELDVDVSAFALSLEGRAVKVALINDVTDRRRAENELRRSEELFRGIFENTSAGVSLTDTSGLFVSCNPAFAAMLGRTVPEVLRLTPASVTHPDDLPGQLALMDEVRAGRRDRFTYPKRYVRPDGQTVWAELSFAAIRAAAGGYEYGLGVSINVSERRELEDQLRQVQKMEAVGQMAGGVAHDFNNLLTAVLGNLSLVRLAEGDPNRPLLAAVEQAAHRAADLTRKLLGYARRNQLVFAPVEPRDALGEVVALLRRTLDPRIALTVEVRADCPPVHADPTLLAQALMNLCLNARDAMPDGGALVLSAHPVERGPDDPCPPGWDDLIPGRYVRFAVTDTGVGMAPDVLGRMFEPFFTTKGIGKGTGLGLPMVQGIVKQHHGWIEIHSRPGAGTRIELNLPMADVTATPAVSGSPTPLPLALPTPTISNTPRARPHTVLLVDDEPMIRDLGRAVLSRAGFRVLTAEDGAEAVEVFARQYADIDLVVLDVTMPRMSGRDAFRHMTELNSSARILFSTGYSADDLAELDSSAGLLSKPYRPQDLVAAVRAALAITPQPAGG
- a CDS encoding Uma2 family endonuclease — encoded protein: MSATVLPIAPPATAATPPPLAGPRPVRWTCDDFYATANRSSLQGQKSVLIDGEVLVTPPPSPLCSISHALVEEWLRTVFPRGQFTIRSQWGMYFGINTDPVPDVAVVSGPPRAHARHPRTAHLIVEIADTSLAIDTGDKASLYAAAGITDYWVIDVIDRRLHLFRDPQPDPVAKYRSTYKQVRVLLPTDTVSPLAAAAHSVPVGDLLP